The window TACCTTCGGACTGAGCAGTGAAGCCCGCAACCTGCACTGGCTACTGACCAACCTGGTCGAGGAGGTGCCGGGCATCGAGTCGGTCGCAGTCGTCTCCTCCGACGGTCTGCTCCTGCTCTCCTCCGACCCGGACAGAAACCAAGAGGCCAAGGCCAAGCGCAGCACCCGCACCGGCCCCAGAGGCTCCTCCGCCGACCTCGCCACCATCGTCTCCGGCATCGGCAGCCTCACCATCGGCGCCGCCCGCCTCATGGAGTTCGGCGGAGTCAAGCACACGATGGTGGCGATGGATGAAGGCAGCCTGTTCGTGATGTCGATCAGCGACGGCTCCCTGCTCGGCGTACACGGCTCCGCCGACTGCGACATGAGCGTGGTCGCGTACCACATGGCTCTCTTCGTCGGCCGCGCCGGACACGTCCTCACGCCCGAACTCCGCAGCGAGCTACGAAAATCCCTGGAAGCCGAGTCGACGGGGAGTGCCCGATGAGCAGCAGCACGCCGAAGAGGCTCCCCGTCCGCGGCGGCGACCGCAAGCCCGCCCGGGTACGCCCCTATTCGCTCACCGGCGGCCGTACCCGCTTCGGCCACGTCCTCCTCGTGGAGACGTTCGTGGCGGCGCTCGACGCCCCGGAGGAGCGCAGGGAGCTGACTGGGGGCACCTCCCATGCGTTGAGCTATGGGGGAGGTTCCCTCAACACCCGGGTGATGCCCGAGATGCGGGCCATCGTCGAACTGTGCCGCCGTATGCGCACGGTGGCCGAGATCGCCGCGCTGCTCAAGATGCCGCTCGGTGTGGTCCGCGTGCTCCTGAGCGATCTCGCGGACCAGGGAACGATCCGTGTGTACGGCACCGGAACCGGTCACGGCACCGGCCGTCCGGACCGGGCGCTGCTCGAAAGGGTGCTGAGTGGACTCCGTCGTCTTTGAAGACACCGACAGAGAGCTGAAGTCCTGGCAGACGGACCGCACCCGCGCCCCCGTCGCCACGAAGATCGTCGTGGCGGGCGGGTTCGGCGTCGGAAAGACCACGCTGGTCACGGCGGTCTCGGAGATCACGCCCCTCCAGACGGAGGCGCTGATGACCCAGGCAAGCGAGGACACCGACGACCTCACCGGCACGCCCGAGAAGCTGACCACCACCGTGGCCATGGACTTCGGCCGCCTCACGCTCGACGACGACCTGGTGCTCTACCTGTTCGGCACGCCGGGCCAGCAGCGATTCTGGTTCATGTGGGACGACCTGGTGCGCGGCGCGATCGGCGCGGTCGTGCTGGCCGACACCCGGCGCCTGAAGGACTGCTTCCCGGCGCTGGACTACTTCGAGAGCTGCGGGCTGCCGTACGTCGTCGCGGTCAACCACTTCGACGGCAGCGAGCGGTTCGAGCCGGAGGACGTGCGCGACGCGCTCACGATCCCCGCCCACATACCTGTCATGATCATGGACGCGCGCCGCCGGATCTCGGTGATCGAGACCCTCCTGGCCCTGGTGGGCCACGCGCTGGACGCAACACCCGAGTAGGAGACCAGACCCCGTATGCGGAAGATA of the Streptomyces sp. NBC_00287 genome contains:
- a CDS encoding GTP-binding protein — translated: MDSVVFEDTDRELKSWQTDRTRAPVATKIVVAGGFGVGKTTLVTAVSEITPLQTEALMTQASEDTDDLTGTPEKLTTTVAMDFGRLTLDDDLVLYLFGTPGQQRFWFMWDDLVRGAIGAVVLADTRRLKDCFPALDYFESCGLPYVVAVNHFDGSERFEPEDVRDALTIPAHIPVMIMDARRRISVIETLLALVGHALDATPE
- a CDS encoding roadblock/LC7 domain-containing protein, with the protein product MTAPSTFGLSSEARNLHWLLTNLVEEVPGIESVAVVSSDGLLLLSSDPDRNQEAKAKRSTRTGPRGSSADLATIVSGIGSLTIGAARLMEFGGVKHTMVAMDEGSLFVMSISDGSLLGVHGSADCDMSVVAYHMALFVGRAGHVLTPELRSELRKSLEAESTGSAR
- a CDS encoding DUF742 domain-containing protein: MSSSTPKRLPVRGGDRKPARVRPYSLTGGRTRFGHVLLVETFVAALDAPEERRELTGGTSHALSYGGGSLNTRVMPEMRAIVELCRRMRTVAEIAALLKMPLGVVRVLLSDLADQGTIRVYGTGTGHGTGRPDRALLERVLSGLRRL